ATATTCCTGCCTTTGCTGTGGAACAAGATAAAGATGAAGATAAAGGCAAGGAGAATGGGTAGTAGCGGGGCATAATGATATTAAATAGTCTATTTAACATAGTGTCACATGGCATATAAATGGAAAGAATTCGTTGTGTTGCCTCTGAATAATATTATCAACCTTGCTACAAAAAAATATTGTTTTAATTAAATGCTTACAAAATAAATGGTTGTTATCTATATAAGCAAGCAAGAGATATAAGCGTAGTAAAAGTGTTGACACATTTCCTTGATAAAGCTATCTATATATAAATATATATAGTATGTATGCAACACCTGTAACACTTTCTATTGGAGGTTCCTATGTCTCTCAAGAAGCTTACAACGGCAGCAGGCGTACCTGTTCCGGATAATAACAATAGTGCTACAGCCGGACCACGAGGCCCGGTTCTTTTACAAGACATCTGGCTATTAGAAAAACTCGCCCATTTTGACAGAGAGGTCATTCCTGAGCGTCGTATGCACGCAAAAGGTTCCGGTGCGTATGGCACTTTTACGGTAACTCATGACATTACTCAATTTACTTCTGCCAAGTTGTTTTCAGCAATAGGGAAGAAAACCGATTTATTTATTCGCTTTTCCACAGTGGCTGGTGAACGTGGTGCCGCCGATGCGGAGCGTGATATTCGTGGTTTTGCTATTAAATTCTATACAGAGGAAGGTAACTGGGATCTAGTAGGCAATAACACTCCTGTTTTTTACCTGCGTGATCCGCTTAAGTTTCCTGATTTGAATCATGTAGTCAAACGTGATCCACGCACAAATCTACGCAACGCAGAATATAAATGGGACTTTTTCTCTCACTTGCCGGAAGCTTTGCATCAACTCACCATTGATTTTACAGACCGTGGTTTGCCAAAATCATATCGCCATATGCACGGCTTTGGCAGTCATACTTTTAGTTTTATTTCTAAAGAAAATAAGCGAGTTTGGGTAAAGTTTCATCTTAAAACCCAACAAGGCATTCAGTGCTTAACTAATGAAGAAGCCGCACATATTATCGCACAAGATAGGGAAAGCTCTCAACGAGACCTTTATGATGCCATAATGCATAAACAGTTCCCAAAATGGAAGTTGTTCGTACAAATTATGACAGAAGAAAAGGCCGCAACATTACCATATAATCCTTTTGACTTGACCAAAGTGTGGTTTCATAGTGATGCTCCCTTGCAGGAAGTCGGAGTGTTAGAGCTAAATCGCAATCCGGAAAATTACTTTTCAGAAGTGGAACAGTCCGCATTTAATCCGGCAAACATTGTTCCGGGTATTAGTTTTTCTCCTGATAAAATGCTTCAAGGGCGTTTGTTTTCTTATGGTGATGCCCAACGTTACCGTCTTGGAGTAAATCACTTCCAAATCCCTGTAAATGCACCACGTTGTCCTTTTGCTCCGTATCATCGTGATGGTCTTATGCGGGTGGGTAGCAATAGTGGCGATATAAGCTATGAGCCAAACAGTCATGGTGTTTTCCAAGAGCAGCCAGAGTTTCAGGAACCACTACTCCCACTACATGGCGATGCAGGACATTGGAACCAACGTGAAGACACCGATTACTTTAGCCAACCGGCAAAATTATTTGCTCTTTTGGACTCACCGCATCGTAAAAGGTTTTTTGCCAACATTGCTGCGGACTTGAAAGGAGTGTCTGAGCCTGTAGTAAAACGCCAACTTGATCTCTTTCATCAGGTAGACCCAGCTTATCGAAGCGGAGTTGTTGAGGCAATGAAACGCTAAACTTAGTTTTTTACTTCTATAAAACTACCGCTTAATCAATATGACTTATGTTGTGTTGGTTAAGCGGTTACTTTTTAGAATAGTTATTAAAAACATGATTGTTCTACTTAAAGAACATTGCAAAACTCCGTTTTAAATACGTTTTTCATCTTTTTATGCTTTGTTTGCATATATCATAAAACGTCTTAAGTCTCGAACACCACTCGTTTTACAGGAAAATTTAATTTTCATTATTTTTTGAATTGGTTTAACTAAAAAAAGACTCGCTATTTTTTAATAACGAGTCTTTTTTATTTATAAATTAAAGACCATTTCTTATGCGTGTAGTTTGGGAGTGTCTTCTTTAAGGAAGCCACTTTTCGACTATTGTGCAAGAGTCTCTATTATTTATTTTGTAGCTTTTAATAAAAGCTGCTGAATCTCTCTATCTCCTACGATAAGATCTAAGGGAATATAGCCTTGTTCGTTTTTTAATTTAGGATTGGCCTTTGCCTTTAATAAAAGCTCAACAATACCTTCATCATCTTTTTGGGTTGCAATATGTAGGGCGGTGTTGCCTTCTCTATTTTGTATATTAGGGTTAGCTTTTGCTTTTAACAAAATGTCAACACCCTCTTCGTTGCCTTCTTTTGCTAGGGTAATTAGAGCTGTATCACCGCTGTTATTTTTTATATTAGGGTCTGCTTTAGCTTTTAATAAAAGTTCAAGCCCTTCTTTATAGTAATCTCCAGCCGCATTGTGTAGTGGAGTGTTTCCAAATTTATTTTGTATATTAGGGTTCGCTTTAGCTTTTAACAACAAGGGAATTACCTTTAGCTTTTCCTGTTTTATTGCCACATGCAATGGAGCGTTACCGTTTTTATCTATCATATTAGGATCAGCCTTTGCTTGTAACAAGAGTTCAACAATCTTGTCGCAACCTCTTTCTGTTGCTTCAATCAGAGGCGTATTTCCGTCTTCATTTTTAATATTAGGGTTTGCTCCGGCTTTAAGTAAAGGCGGAATAGCATCAACGTAACACGATTCTGCGGCGTGCATGAGTGGAGTTTCTAAATTAGGGTCGGCTCCATTGTCCAATAAGCATTTAATAATCTCTACGCTACGCTTTTGTTGAATCGCTTGAAACATCGGAGTAGAAAACTCTGGGTCAACTCCGTTTACATCTATCCCTGACTGTATTCTGGCTTTTAACTCTTTTGGCTCTATATTCAGCATTACAGCTCTCGCAAGATATGGACTTTTTTTACCGGCGTTTTCTGCTTCTATTGTTGCGTTAATCTCCTTGGATTCTTCCATGGTATTCAGCAAGATCATATTATTAGGTTTATTATTTTTCCCTTGGGAGCGTTCTTTTACAGCCTTTTCAGCCGCCTTGTTTACAGGCCTGTTCAGTTCATCAAATAAAGGAGTTTCCTCTTTTTTTTCTGACTTTCCACCAGCCTCAGTCAGTAATTTTTCTATTTCCGGATCAGAGGTTTCGTCAAGAGGGGTGTTTCCATCGCTGTCTTTTATATTTGGGTCTGCTTTAGCTTTTAATAATATTTTTACTGCTTCTATATTTTTATTGCGGGCTGCTCTATGGAGAGCAGTCCCATATTCGTTTGTGGCATTAGGGTCTGCCCCTGCCTCCAATAAAAGCTTGAGTATGGGAAGGTCTGTTGCAGTATCGCTTACTGCTATAAGGGGGGTATAGCCTCTTTTATCCTTTATATTGGGGTTTGCACCAGCTTTTAATAATAACGCTGTAATCTCTGGTTTTTGATAGGGAGAAGAAACAGTATGATATAAAATAGTGTAGTTATCTTCATTAATAGGGGCATTTATATCATGCTTAAGAGCTAGAAACAACTTAACTGTACCGATTTTGTTGCTAGTCATTCCGAGAGACCAAGGGGTATATCCTTCTTTATTTTTTATATAAGGGTCGGCGTTTGCTTTTAAGAGCATTTTGATCAACTCTTCATTGTTATCTTTTACTGCTTCATGAAGAGCGGTATCTCCATCATTGGCTTGGTGATTAATTTCAATATTGTGTTTTAAGAGTAATTGCACAATTTTGGTATTATTCTTTTCCACTGCTTGATGCAATAGAGTTTCGCCATAGCTATTAATATAACTAGGGTTAGCTCCGGCTTTTAGTAGTAGCTCTACTAGTTCGTCCGCATCGTTATGATATATAGCGGCATCTAAAAAATTTTCGCCTTTACTGCTTTTTACATTTATATCTTTAATCTTGGGCAATAAAAGTTTTACTAATTCTATATTTTTTTGGTTTATTGCTTCCAATAACGGTTGGCTTTGAAAGCGGCCTATTTCCGGGTCTGCACCGGCTGAGAGTAGCATTTTAACGGCTTCTATATTTTGTTCTGATACAGCCAAAAATAAAGGAGTTTTTCCCGAAGAGTTTTGAACATCTATAATAGCTTTAGCGTCTAACAACGCTTTTAAAATTTTAGTATCAGCCAAAGTAGCCGCATAATGTAAGAGAAAATTAGCTCTATTATCCGCAACGTTTAAATCAACCTTTTCAGCTATTAAAGCGTTGACGGTTTTTAAATCGTTTTTTGATACTGCATTAATTAATGACGCAATTTGTTGTTTATTTCTTGTATCTATATTTGGATTAGTTTGGTCGTTTTGACTTGTATTATTTTTGTTTTTTGCTTTTTCTTGTTCGGCTTTTCTTGCTTGTATATTGTTTAAAAATTCAGGGTTGTTACGTAGCCATTGCTCTGTTTTTTCTTTCCAGCTTTGCAGTATTTGTTTGTCAACATTATAAGTAGCCATGGCTATCACTTGACGAGGGAATATTCTATTTGCCTGAGGGATAGTATCTGTGTATATGCTTGCCCACATATACAGATTTCCCCTGTTGCGTTCACTTTCGGCTAAGCCAACTAACTTCTCTATACCGGAGGGTTCACCCAAAATAGCGATTCTTTCGTATAATTCAGAGGCTTTTTTATAATTTTTCTGTCTTTCATAATGATTTCCTAGCTTAATCATTGCCCATATATTATTTTGAGAGGCGGCTTTGGTTAATAGCTCAAAAGCTAGTTTTTTATTAGCTTCTTCGGCTGTTTTGTCGAGGTTATCATTGTAGTCATCGTCTAAAAACTCTATCAAGGCAATTTGTGCATTTGGATTACCTTTATCGGCTAGAGTAGTATAAATCTCTCTGGCTTTTTCTTTTTTTTCTCTATCATCTTCACGTTCATATATTCTAGCCAAAAGAAAAGCCGATTGCTCATGTCCGTCTTTTTGTGCTATTTCTAAAAGCTTAATGGCTTTGGCGTCATCTTCTTTAACTCCTCGTCCATCTAGGTAATATTTTGCTAAAGTAAAACGAGCGTTATTGTCTCCACTTTCGGCTTTAGTATTTAAGTCTTTTATTTTTTGAGGTGTTATAATTTCCGGAACATAGGTGTCTTCAGTTCTTGAATAGTTATCTTTTTGAGGCAACTCTACCGGAAAGTTTGGGGGCGGTGTTTTAGTCCATTGAGAAAGTAGCTTTAAGGCTTCCTTTCCTTCTAAACCTGTTAAGGCGAGATCAAGAAAAGCTAAGTTTTCAAAAATACTGGAATCTATACCCTCTGTTCTTGAATATCCATAAATGCCTCGGGGATTTTGTTTTTTTGTATTATCATCAGTATAGCCATTTAAAGCAAGATAAAGCCAGTAATATCCTGCAACTCCGTTATGCCCGATCTGTTTGCCTTCAGAATAAAGATTTCCCAACCTATAAGCCGCAAGTCTACTGCCAAGTGAGGCAGCCTTAGTCAAATATCTCACAATTTGTTCTTTGGAGCCAATATCACTAGAATAAGCTTGCAGTAACTCTTGAGCTTTCCATTCCAAAGCGGGGACAAATTCGGCTGTTATCGCTTTATCTAAATAACTCAAAGCGAGTTTGTTACCTTCATCTTGTAATAGCATACTATAATAAAATTGTGCCGGAGCATAATTTTTGTCTGCTGCTTGTTGTAATAATTGCCTGCCTTCATCTTTATTTTCTGTCCACATTAACGCAATGCCCAGGTTTGTCATAGTAGCAAGGTCGCCACTTTGGGCTTTAGCACGCATGGATGAAAGGTTCTCTTTGGTAACAGTCTCTTCGACGAATTGCTGAGTCGGTTTTATTTTCCCCGCCAATTTGGGTTTTAAAAATGTTTCACTCGACTTTTCGTTAGCGATTACCTTTGTATTCATACCTTCAAGCATAAAATTGAATGATAAAACAAACAGCAAAAAAATTATTCCGGACAAACGCATTATATTGTCTCCCTAGCTAAATAGTTACATCTAAGTGGCTTTCGTTAGAAAGACACTCCAAAAACCGCGAATAATGGCAATGGGCTGGCTTTGCTCCAGTGCCCTTGAGACTCTTGCGGGGCTTCGGGGTATCCCCCGAAACAAGGGAAAATTTAATTTTCCTGTAAAATGAGTGATTCTTTTGAGAGTTAAGATGTTTTATGTTATGTGTATACAAAGCATAAAACGATGGAAAAGTATGCACAACGCAGTTATGCAATAGTTTCAATACTTAAAAACTCTAATTATTACAAAGTAATATTAATGTTTACTTTTTAGCAAAATCTTGAGCTTGTCCATAAACTTTTTGCAGTCTGATGGCTTCGGCGGTTTCAACAGGCACGCAAACTTTACCCACAGGGTTAAGATAAGTGCCTAAAGATTTAGCAAGCGGAATAGCCATAGGAATGCCGATTATAGT
This Desulfovibrio litoralis DSM 11393 DNA region includes the following protein-coding sequences:
- a CDS encoding catalase yields the protein MSLKKLTTAAGVPVPDNNNSATAGPRGPVLLQDIWLLEKLAHFDREVIPERRMHAKGSGAYGTFTVTHDITQFTSAKLFSAIGKKTDLFIRFSTVAGERGAADAERDIRGFAIKFYTEEGNWDLVGNNTPVFYLRDPLKFPDLNHVVKRDPRTNLRNAEYKWDFFSHLPEALHQLTIDFTDRGLPKSYRHMHGFGSHTFSFISKENKRVWVKFHLKTQQGIQCLTNEEAAHIIAQDRESSQRDLYDAIMHKQFPKWKLFVQIMTEEKAATLPYNPFDLTKVWFHSDAPLQEVGVLELNRNPENYFSEVEQSAFNPANIVPGISFSPDKMLQGRLFSYGDAQRYRLGVNHFQIPVNAPRCPFAPYHRDGLMRVGSNSGDISYEPNSHGVFQEQPEFQEPLLPLHGDAGHWNQREDTDYFSQPAKLFALLDSPHRKRFFANIAADLKGVSEPVVKRQLDLFHQVDPAYRSGVVEAMKR
- a CDS encoding ankyrin repeat domain-containing protein is translated as MRLSGIIFLLFVLSFNFMLEGMNTKVIANEKSSETFLKPKLAGKIKPTQQFVEETVTKENLSSMRAKAQSGDLATMTNLGIALMWTENKDEGRQLLQQAADKNYAPAQFYYSMLLQDEGNKLALSYLDKAITAEFVPALEWKAQELLQAYSSDIGSKEQIVRYLTKAASLGSRLAAYRLGNLYSEGKQIGHNGVAGYYWLYLALNGYTDDNTKKQNPRGIYGYSRTEGIDSSIFENLAFLDLALTGLEGKEALKLLSQWTKTPPPNFPVELPQKDNYSRTEDTYVPEIITPQKIKDLNTKAESGDNNARFTLAKYYLDGRGVKEDDAKAIKLLEIAQKDGHEQSAFLLARIYEREDDREKKEKAREIYTTLADKGNPNAQIALIEFLDDDYNDNLDKTAEEANKKLAFELLTKAASQNNIWAMIKLGNHYERQKNYKKASELYERIAILGEPSGIEKLVGLAESERNRGNLYMWASIYTDTIPQANRIFPRQVIAMATYNVDKQILQSWKEKTEQWLRNNPEFLNNIQARKAEQEKAKNKNNTSQNDQTNPNIDTRNKQQIASLINAVSKNDLKTVNALIAEKVDLNVADNRANFLLHYAATLADTKILKALLDAKAIIDVQNSSGKTPLFLAVSEQNIEAVKMLLSAGADPEIGRFQSQPLLEAINQKNIELVKLLLPKIKDINVKSSKGENFLDAAIYHNDADELVELLLKAGANPSYINSYGETLLHQAVEKNNTKIVQLLLKHNIEINHQANDGDTALHEAVKDNNEELIKMLLKANADPYIKNKEGYTPWSLGMTSNKIGTVKLFLALKHDINAPINEDNYTILYHTVSSPYQKPEITALLLKAGANPNIKDKRGYTPLIAVSDTATDLPILKLLLEAGADPNATNEYGTALHRAARNKNIEAVKILLKAKADPNIKDSDGNTPLDETSDPEIEKLLTEAGGKSEKKEETPLFDELNRPVNKAAEKAVKERSQGKNNKPNNMILLNTMEESKEINATIEAENAGKKSPYLARAVMLNIEPKELKARIQSGIDVNGVDPEFSTPMFQAIQQKRSVEIIKCLLDNGADPNLETPLMHAAESCYVDAIPPLLKAGANPNIKNEDGNTPLIEATERGCDKIVELLLQAKADPNMIDKNGNAPLHVAIKQEKLKVIPLLLKAKANPNIQNKFGNTPLHNAAGDYYKEGLELLLKAKADPNIKNNSGDTALITLAKEGNEEGVDILLKAKANPNIQNREGNTALHIATQKDDEGIVELLLKAKANPKLKNEQGYIPLDLIVGDREIQQLLLKATK